One region of Pseudomonadota bacterium genomic DNA includes:
- a CDS encoding phosphopantetheine-binding protein: MTTLERLQALLVKHNEATHGDLVPDASLEALGLDSMDTIDLLFNIEDEFNITVPRDQAPLKTLQDVVDYIDRLVSEQHVQPTVEERGP; the protein is encoded by the coding sequence ATGACGACCTTGGAGCGCTTACAGGCGCTGCTGGTTAAGCACAACGAAGCTACACACGGTGATCTCGTGCCGGATGCCTCGCTCGAGGCGCTCGGGCTCGACTCGATGGACACCATCGATCTGCTGTTCAACATCGAAGATGAATTCAACATCACCGTGCCGCGTGACCAGGCGCCCCTGAAGACCCTCCAGGACGTTGTCGATTACATCGATCGTTTGGTTTCAGAGCAGCACGTTCAACCCACTGTCGAGGAACGCGGTCCTTGA